The following nucleotide sequence is from Harpia harpyja isolate bHarHar1 chromosome 7, bHarHar1 primary haplotype, whole genome shotgun sequence.
GGCTAGGACCCCCGGGGTGGGGGTATGTGGATATGGGGGGGGTCTTCCAGGTCATCACGAGGGGGgtccctgcctggggctgctgccgGGGGGTGGGGACCAGGGGGACATGACATGGCCGCTGTCACCAGCTCACGTCTCACCCCGTTTCATCCCCAGGAGACGCTTCCCCTGGAACATCATCCTGCTGACCATCTTCGTGAGTGGggtggggctggcggggggggccCTAGTGGTGCCCCCATGGCACCCCAGCTCCCCAGGCGGGCTGGGAGGAATAGGGGGAGGCCTGGGCAGGCGGGGGGCAGCCAGGAACTGCTGTCCCTATGGTACCGCTTGCCCTGCTGAGCCCAcctttctcctctcccacagACACTGGCCATGGGGCTGATGACAGGGACAATCGCCAGGTATGCCCCAGGGGCCCCGTGGTGACAGAAGCTGgggtcccccccatcccccactGTGCGGCCGGCTCAAGTGAGAGGCTGCTGGGAGCCAGGGGACACCCCGGTCCCCTGGGCTTGGGGACAGTGGGGTCCCTGCCTGGGATCGGGGCTGTGGGGGGTCACCAACACCCCCTAGCCAGGGGGATGCCGAAGCATGGGGTGACTCTGGTGTCCCCTCCATCTGCAGCATGTATCGGACCAATGCCGTCCTGATTGCCATGCTCATCACCGCCATCGTGGCCATCATTGTCACCATCTTCTGCTTCCAGACCAAGGCAAGGAGGGGGATGTgacctgccctgccctggggggGAGTGAGGCGCAGGGAGCTGGGTGGTGGGGACACCCCAAGCTCTCCCATGACATATGAGTTTCCCCACTGGCAGGTTGATTTTACATCATGTCCGGGGCTCTTCTGCGTGCTGGGCATCGTGGTCATGGTGACCGGGATCGTCACTGCCATCGTCCTTTCCTTTAAATATGTGagtggggggggacgggacagagGGGCTGTGGAGTGcaggtgtccccagggctggtaCAGGCAGGGGGGTTTGGGTGGTCCCCCTTTGCCAGGAAGCAGGGTGTGGTGCGGGCCACGGCAGAGGCAGCTTGCCCCCAGGGAGAGGGTGCGTTGGCGTCAGCATCAGCAGCATCATCTCCTCAGGAGCCAGGTGCGGGCAGGACCTGCCCCGCCTTGCCCGCTGCCTGCCAGCATCCTGGCTCACCCtgcccttttccccttccctgcgcAGGTCCCCTGGCTCCATATGCTGTACGCGGCCATCGGCGCCATCGCCTTCACCCTGGTGAGTTGACggctggggtgggcagagggTGTCACACAGGGACCGAGGAGGGGGGAACCCTGCCTCAGTCCCTGCCTGACACCCTCTGCCCCACCAGTTCCTTGCCTATGACACCCAACTTGTGCTGGGGAACAGGAAGAACACACTGAGCCCTGAGGAGTATGTCTACGGTGCCCTCACCATCTACACCGACATTGTCTACATCTTCACCTTCATCCTGCAGATCGTGGGCCGGGATTAGCCCCGGGACCCCTCCTgtccccccgccgctgcccctcACCTCCTCTTCTGGCCTCTGTACAGGATACAGCCGCTTACCGTGACTCCTAACGCTTCAGCATCCCTACCCATAGGCTGCTAAGGAAAGGGCTTCCCTTGATCACTGCCCCCCCCAAGCCTCCAAGGGTGGTGGGGAGGACTGGCTGCCAGTGTTTAGGAAGTGCCCAGCCTTGGCACCGCTTGCCGAGGCCGTGCCTGTGGTGCTGGGCGGGCAGTGGAGTGCCACAGTCCTGCCTGGGCCCAGGGAGctgacagcagctgctgggatcgcgttgggatttttttggcagAGCCCGGTTGGTGTTATTCACTCGGTGCCTTAAACGCGGCTCCGGCCGTGCCCCCCTCCCCAAGCTGCAGTGGTGCCTGGTGCGGGCAGGGGGCAGCTGGGACCCCCGTGGCAGGACTCGTGGCAGAGCTCACGTCGCAGAGGCCCGGCAGCCACGGATGTGGGCAAAGTTGCACTTGCTAAATAAAACACTTCAATTTTCCAGACGGTCCCCAGTCTTACTGGTGTGGCTACTCCCCTGAAAAACCTGTGGGCGGCCTCAGTGGGGGCTGTGGCCTGGGGCAGCACAAACATtgctttggggcagaaaaaaCAAGGTTGAGCTGCTCCAGGCTGggcctccctcccctgcctgtaCCTCTCCACCCTTGTGGGCAGAAGcccagctgcaaagcagctgcccccccccaccgctgtgggggcaggcagagcctggggctgagcactgAGGGAGAGACCGTGGTGGCAGCGAGCTGTTCCACTCACCAGGGGTGAGGTTTATTTGTCCCCATCCAGCCCCATGACCACCCCACAGGCTGGACAGGGAGGGCAGGCATCAGTGCCACATGTCCCACGGGGCTGGCGTCCCCTCGGCCAGTCCCTTCCAGGTGCTGGGGTgccaggctgggggtggggagcagcctGGCTATGCCCCCCTGGCCACCCTCTTGTATCGCTCCGACTCGTACTCGCCCTGGTTGGCTTCCATCATCTTTCGGCGGATTTTGAGCTGCTCCAGACGGTTTTTATCAACTTCCCGCTTggccaggaggaagaggatgatgcCGGAGGGCAATCCAATGGCCCTGCAGAACAGCCAGTGGGCAGGAGATGGAGAGAGCTGGTGGGGAACCAAGGGCCCTGTGCCACCCTGGGGCAGCACGGACACCCCCCAGGACCCTCCGTCCCACGCCAGGCCCTGCGGAGCAGCGGAGCCTGCGGGTGCCGAGCctctcccgccgccccggccacTCACCAGGCCACCCCCACCGGCTTCATCGGGTTCTTGCCCTTCTTGCGTGTGGGGATGTACTCCACTCCCTCGGGGAGCCCCCCGCTGCCAGGCTCCGGGCCGGCCCGTGGCCCTGCCGGCTGGCGGCAGCTCTGCCCGAGGAGCCGTGTGCCCGGGGGGGCTGGCCGGGCCCAGGGCCTGGCAGGACCCACTGCTGGCCCTGCTGCCGCCAGCAGCCCTGCGGAGAGAGAGGTGTTAGGGAGGGGCAGTGGCAGGGGGGCCCAGCCCGAGCGGCCTgaggctcctgccctgccctgcccttacCCCtacccttccccttccccttgcccTTACCCCTGCCCTTACCCctacccctgcccctgcccctgtcCCGGCGGCAGAGGGGGCTCGAGGGCGGGGCCTGAGCCAAGCGGGGCGTGGCCACGACTGAGCGGCGTGGCCAAGCCCGCTAGGGGCGGGGCTCTAAGACCTCTCCTcagccgggcggggcggggccgaggCCCTGCGGGCCGTGCCTGGGGGCGTCTCTGGGAGAGGGTTGGGGGGTGCGTGTCGGGGGCCGCGGGGCCGTGCGGTGAGGGTGGTGGCGGGACGctcccggtccccccccccccccccgcccaggggcCGCCCCCTCAGCCCGCCCGCCGTTACCCCCGCAGTCCGCTGAGCGCCGCCGCCATGGTGGGCCGTGTCGGTGCGCGGCAGCCCCGCTGCATGCCGGGAGCTGCAGTCCGCcgcgcgggggctgccgggggtgcGACGCTGGCCGCGCGGCGCGCGAGAAACTACAGCTCCCAGAGTGCACCgcgcggggctgggggtgggcCTACCCTGCTGGCGGAAGGGGCGTGATCCGGTTGGGGACGCGGGCCGGGGttggctgaggcgggagggcggcgggcgtGGATTGGCCAGGGCGTGGCGAGCggcggaagcggcggcggcggcggggtggggCGCGCGGGCAGGCCGGCATGGAGCCCGCCGAGGGCCCGGGGGCGCTGGGCTTCCACGGCGACGAGGAGATCATCGAGGTGGTGGAGCTGGGCCCGCCCGGGCCGGGTGAGACGGGGCACCCCGCGCCGC
It contains:
- the LOC128144069 gene encoding translation initiation factor IF-2-like encodes the protein MPACPRAPPRRRRRFRRSPRPGQSTPAALPPQPTPARVPNRITPLPPAGSRHAAGLPRTDTAHHGGGAQRTAGVTAGGLRGRPLGGGGGGDRERPATTLTARPRGPRHAPPNPLPETPPVVATPRLAQAPPSSPLCRRDRGRGRGRGKGRGLLAAAGPAVGPARPWARPAPPGTRLLGQSCRQPAGPRAGPEPGSGGLPEGVEYIPTRKKGKNPMKPVGVAWAIGLPSGIILFLLAKREVDKNRLEQLKIRRKMMEANQGEYESERYKRVARGA